The Pantanalinema sp. genome includes a region encoding these proteins:
- a CDS encoding diguanylate cyclase, with the protein MEPDVENTSELLDRLLICLSGLGDMAAEITSNSNLKGSMRTVLRMIKGTFAISKATIVQCQPETRRLTMLAAIGVEERLVLKLSDRAERFWLSNDTPLDAEAMEREPALRHFLAQNEDVLAQLPTTLWIPLVMKGQFYGLLVLSDKLGGAPYSATDRDLLGVMARQIAVALHNHALNFKLDLKVVELERLHEISSIIHSSLNRQTIVRELVGNAVSLLNARRGILMSYDDHAQQFEFEAAFGFTYWPVGSRFKVSELWLEDVLRSGEGQIWHDPLMIPAELDSFTCLAVPIKVRDRVVGVLAVFDKEAGMGIGSFTDSDCQLLAALAVQAAASIENARLYELATVDGLTKLYIRRHFEQRFVEEMRRSQRYGSPLGLMMIDIDFFKKFNDSYGHATGDEVLKLVAATIRKCVREDLDIPARYGGEEMMVLMPETGPEGAVLLAERIRQAIESTDLPGPNGETLHVAVSIGVATFPEHATSEDQLMELADQALYVSKRTGRNRVTLYAPEATAHEVS; encoded by the coding sequence AACCTGAAGGGCTCCATGCGCACGGTGCTGCGGATGATCAAGGGCACCTTCGCCATCTCGAAGGCCACCATCGTCCAGTGCCAGCCCGAGACCCGCCGCCTGACCATGCTGGCGGCGATCGGGGTCGAGGAGCGGCTGGTGCTCAAGCTGAGCGATCGCGCCGAGCGCTTCTGGCTCTCCAACGACACCCCGCTCGACGCCGAGGCGATGGAGCGCGAGCCCGCCCTGCGCCACTTCCTCGCCCAGAACGAGGACGTGCTCGCGCAGCTGCCGACCACCCTGTGGATCCCCCTGGTCATGAAGGGCCAGTTCTACGGCCTCTTGGTCCTCTCGGACAAGCTGGGCGGCGCGCCGTACTCGGCGACCGACCGGGACCTGCTGGGGGTCATGGCGCGCCAGATCGCGGTCGCGCTCCACAACCACGCCCTCAACTTCAAGCTGGATCTCAAGGTCGTCGAGCTGGAGCGGCTTCACGAGATCTCGAGCATCATCCACTCGAGCCTCAACCGCCAGACCATCGTCCGCGAGCTGGTCGGCAACGCGGTGTCGCTGCTCAACGCGCGGCGCGGCATCCTCATGAGCTACGACGACCACGCCCAGCAGTTCGAGTTCGAGGCCGCCTTCGGCTTCACCTACTGGCCGGTCGGCTCCCGCTTCAAGGTCAGCGAGCTGTGGCTCGAGGACGTGCTGCGCTCGGGCGAGGGCCAGATCTGGCACGACCCGCTCATGATCCCGGCCGAGCTGGACAGCTTCACCTGCCTGGCGGTGCCCATCAAGGTCAGAGACCGGGTGGTGGGCGTCCTTGCCGTCTTCGACAAGGAGGCGGGGATGGGCATCGGCTCGTTCACCGACAGCGATTGCCAGCTCCTCGCGGCGCTCGCGGTCCAGGCCGCGGCCAGCATCGAGAACGCGCGCCTCTACGAGCTCGCCACCGTCGACGGCCTCACCAAGCTCTACATCCGGCGCCACTTCGAGCAGCGCTTCGTCGAGGAGATGCGCCGCTCCCAGCGCTACGGCTCGCCCCTGGGCCTGATGATGATCGACATCGACTTCTTCAAGAAGTTCAACGACAGCTACGGCCACGCCACCGGCGACGAGGTCCTCAAGCTGGTCGCCGCCACCATCCGCAAGTGCGTCCGCGAGGACCTGGACATCCCCGCGCGCTACGGCGGCGAGGAGATGATGGTCCTGATGCCCGAGACCGGCCCCGAGGGCGCCGTGCTGCTCGCCGAGCGCATCCGCCAGGCCATCGAGTCGACGGATTTGCCCGGCCCCAACGGCGAGACCCTGCACGTGGCCGTCTCCATCGGGGTGGCGACTTTCCCCGAGCACGCGACCAGCGAGGATCAGCTGATGGAGCTCGCCGATCAGGCCCTCTACGTCTCCAAGCGCACCGGCCGCAACCGGGTGACGCTCTACGCTCCCGAGGCCACGGCGCACGAGGTTTCTTAG
- a CDS encoding sodium-translocating pyrophosphatase — MSHPIAQSHAQPIADHLSTGAHLQHAQFPVETLPLDVVAPLLGPVTWGAVLASLLVLGYSMLLARNVVAQPAGNARMQEISGAIQEGAMAYLNRQYRTIAVVGVVLAILLGFAFQSPVPTIGFVIGAVFSALAGYVGMNISVRANVRTAQAAEKGLASALSVAFKGGAVTGMAVVGLGLLGVAGIFLALWSGPGEVEQFNMAIEGLAFGASLISLFARLGGGIFTKAADVGADLVGKVEAGIPEDDPRNPAVIADNVGDNVGDCAGMGADLFETYVVTMVAAILLGQMAFPGSAVGVIFPLALGGAAIVASIVGSWFVRLGANNAIMGALYKGTIVSTVISAVLFYFINQAITGQVAYFLASLVGLAVMVLITVITEYYTSTAYRPVREIAKASQTGAATNIIAGLAVGMESTLAPILVIAGGIAAAYYATVGLADTIAASLPAGVVPPSPLIVGTYGIAIAAVAMLSSTGMVVAIDSFGPITDNAGGIAEMSHMPREVRTITDSLDAVGNTTKAVTKGYAIGSAGLAALALFITFTQRVDTAFAEEAARLGRSFAPIAYTLQDPLVIIGLFIGGVLPFFASSMFMNAVGEAAQSVIVEVRRQFREIPGIMEGTGKPEYGKCVDIVTKSAIRQMLLPGFLAVAVPLVVGFVGGPRALGGVLAGVILTGLMMALMMATGGGAWDNAKKYIEMGDFGGKGSEAHKAAVVGDTVGDPFKDTAGPALNPMIKIVNIVALLMIGLMVHRAF, encoded by the coding sequence ATGTCGCACCCGATCGCACAGTCGCACGCACAGCCGATCGCAGACCACCTGAGCACCGGGGCTCACCTCCAGCACGCCCAGTTCCCCGTCGAGACCCTGCCTCTCGATGTCGTCGCGCCCCTTCTGGGGCCGGTCACCTGGGGGGCTGTTCTGGCCTCGCTCCTGGTGCTCGGCTACTCCATGCTGCTGGCGCGCAACGTGGTGGCCCAGCCCGCGGGCAACGCGCGCATGCAGGAGATCTCGGGGGCCATCCAGGAGGGGGCCATGGCCTACCTCAACCGGCAGTACCGCACCATCGCGGTGGTCGGGGTGGTGCTGGCCATCCTGCTGGGCTTCGCCTTCCAGAGCCCGGTGCCCACCATCGGCTTCGTGATCGGGGCGGTGTTCTCGGCGCTCGCGGGCTACGTGGGCATGAACATCTCGGTGCGCGCCAACGTTCGCACGGCCCAGGCCGCCGAGAAGGGTCTCGCCTCGGCCCTGTCGGTGGCCTTCAAGGGCGGGGCGGTGACCGGCATGGCGGTCGTGGGCCTGGGGCTTCTGGGCGTGGCGGGGATCTTCCTGGCCCTGTGGAGCGGCCCCGGCGAGGTCGAGCAGTTCAACATGGCCATCGAGGGCCTCGCCTTCGGCGCCTCCTTGATCTCCTTGTTCGCGCGCCTGGGCGGGGGCATCTTCACCAAGGCGGCCGACGTGGGCGCCGACCTGGTGGGCAAGGTCGAGGCGGGCATCCCCGAGGACGACCCGCGCAACCCCGCCGTCATCGCGGACAACGTGGGCGACAACGTGGGCGACTGCGCCGGCATGGGGGCGGACCTCTTCGAGACCTACGTGGTGACCATGGTCGCGGCGATCCTGCTCGGCCAGATGGCCTTCCCCGGCTCGGCGGTGGGGGTGATCTTCCCGCTGGCGCTCGGGGGGGCGGCCATCGTGGCTTCGATCGTGGGGTCCTGGTTCGTCAGGCTCGGCGCCAACAACGCCATCATGGGCGCCCTCTACAAGGGCACCATCGTCTCGACGGTCATCTCGGCGGTCCTGTTCTACTTCATCAACCAGGCGATCACGGGCCAGGTGGCCTACTTCCTGGCCTCGCTGGTGGGGCTCGCGGTCATGGTCCTCATCACGGTGATCACCGAGTACTACACCTCCACGGCGTATCGCCCGGTCCGCGAGATCGCGAAGGCCTCCCAGACGGGGGCCGCCACCAACATCATCGCGGGCCTCGCGGTGGGGATGGAGTCGACGCTCGCCCCCATCCTCGTCATCGCGGGCGGGATCGCCGCGGCCTACTACGCCACGGTGGGGCTGGCCGACACGATCGCAGCGTCGCTGCCCGCGGGGGTGGTGCCGCCCAGCCCGCTCATCGTGGGCACGTACGGCATCGCGATCGCAGCCGTCGCCATGCTCTCGAGCACCGGGATGGTGGTGGCCATCGACTCGTTCGGTCCCATCACCGACAACGCGGGCGGCATCGCCGAGATGAGCCACATGCCGCGCGAGGTCCGCACCATCACCGACAGCCTGGACGCGGTGGGCAACACCACCAAGGCTGTCACCAAGGGCTACGCGATCGGCTCGGCGGGGCTCGCGGCCCTGGCGCTCTTCATCACCTTCACCCAGCGGGTGGACACGGCCTTCGCCGAGGAGGCCGCGCGGCTGGGCAGGAGCTTCGCGCCCATCGCCTACACCCTCCAGGATCCGCTCGTCATCATCGGCCTCTTCATCGGCGGGGTCCTGCCCTTCTTCGCGAGCTCCATGTTCATGAACGCGGTGGGCGAGGCGGCCCAGTCGGTCATCGTCGAGGTGCGCCGCCAGTTCCGCGAGATCCCGGGCATCATGGAAGGAACGGGCAAGCCCGAGTACGGCAAGTGCGTCGACATCGTGACGAAGTCGGCCATCCGGCAGATGCTCCTGCCCGGCTTCCTGGCGGTGGCCGTGCCCCTGGTGGTGGGCTTCGTGGGCGGGCCCAGGGCCCTGGGGGGGGTGCTGGCCGGCGTCATCCTCACCGGCCTCATGATGGCCCTCATGATGGCAACAGGCGGCGGAGCGTGGGATAATGCCAAGAAGTACATCGAGATGGGGGACTTCGGCGGCAAGGGCTCCGAGGCCCACAAGGCGGCGGTGGTCGGCGACACGGTGGGCGATCCCTTCAAGGACACCGCGGGTCCCGCCCTCAACCCGATGATCAAGATCGTCAACATCGTGGCGCTCCTGATGATCGGCCTGATGGTCCACCGCGCCTTCTAG